CACCGCGTCCTGCCGGAGCCGCATCACCTACATCGACGGCGACCGCGGCGTGCTGCTCTACCGCGGCTACCCGATCGAGCAGCTGGCCGAGCGCAGCACCTTCCTCGAGACGGCCTACCTGCTCCTGAAGGGCGAGCTTCCGACCACCGAGGCCCTGCGGGCGTTCACGCGCAACATCACGCTGCACACCATCGTCCACGAGAACATCAAGAGCTTCATCGACGGCTTCCGCTACGACGCGCACCCGATGGGCATGCTGGTCGCGACCGTCGGCGCGCTCTCGACGTTCTACCCGGACGCGAAGCTGATCCACGACCAGGAGAGCCGGCGCGTCCAGTCGCACCGCCTGCTCGCGAAGCTGCCGACGATCGCGGCGTTCTCGCACCGCCACGCCACCGGAATGCCCTACGCGTACCCCGACAACGACCTCTCGTACGCGGGCAACTTCCTCAACATGATGTTCAAGCGCACCGAGCTGAAGTACCGGCCCGACCCGGTGCTGGAGCGCGCGCTCGACGTTTTGTTCATCCTGCACGCCGACCACGAGCAGAACTGCTCGACCAGCGCGCTGCGCTGCATCGGCAGCTCGCAGGCCGATCCGTTCTCGGCCGTCGCCGGCGCGATCGCCGCCCTCTACGGGCCGCTGCACGGCGGCGCCAACGAGGCGGTCATCCGCATGCTGGAGCAGATCGGCTCGATCGACCGGGTGCCCGACTTCGTGCGCCGCGTGCGCGAGGGCGAGACGAAGCTCATGGGCTTCGGTCACCGCGTCTACAAGAACTTCGATCCGCGCGGCCAGATCATCAAGCGGCTCGCGCACCAGGTTTTCGCGGTGACCGGCACCAACCCGCTGCTCGACATCGCCCTCGAGCTCGAGCGGATCGCGCTCGAGGACGAGTACTTCCAGAAGCGTCGCCTCTACCCGAACGTCGACTTCTATTCCGGCATCATCTACCAGGCGATGGGCTTCCCCACGGACATGTTCCCGGTTCTGTTCGCGATCCCGCGCACGGCGGGATGGCTCGCGCAGTGGCTCGAGCTGGTGCAGGACGACGAGCAGAAGATCTCGCGCCCGCGTCAGCTCTACGTCGGCGCGGACCGCCGCGACTACCAGGCGATCGAGGGCCGGCGGCCGAAGGCCGCCTGAGCCCGGCACGCGGCGCGGCGCGGCCGTGCCGGCGTCGCGCCGGCGCTCACGGGAACCCGGCCCGGTAGTCGGCGAGCGCGCTCTCGATCACCTCGCGCGCCGTCTCGGCGCCGTAGACGTGGGTGATCTCGCACGGGTTCGGCGCACCCGTCGCGGGTAGCGCCTTGTAGGTGAGGAAGTAGTGCCGCAGGCGGTCGACCAGCGCCGGCGGCACCTCGGCGAGCTCGCGGATGTCGCCGTAGGCGGGGTCGTCGACCAGCACGGCGACCAGCTTGTCGTCGATCTCGTGGCGGTCGAAGAGCCGCAGCCCGCCGATCGGCCGCGCGCGCAGGATGATGCCGGCGTGGTTGATCGTGTGCTCGGTGAGGACGCAGATGTCGATCGGGTCGCCGTCGCCGGCGACGCCGGTGCGTCCGGTGGCCGCCATCGCCAGCTCGGCGACGCGCTCGCGGCACCACGTG
The genomic region above belongs to bacterium and contains:
- a CDS encoding citrate synthase, with product MPNDTLTITDNRTGATYEVPIEDGAIRATDLARIRAADDGPGLVSYDPAFQNTASCRSRITYIDGDRGVLLYRGYPIEQLAERSTFLETAYLLLKGELPTTEALRAFTRNITLHTIVHENIKSFIDGFRYDAHPMGMLVATVGALSTFYPDAKLIHDQESRRVQSHRLLAKLPTIAAFSHRHATGMPYAYPDNDLSYAGNFLNMMFKRTELKYRPDPVLERALDVLFILHADHEQNCSTSALRCIGSSQADPFSAVAGAIAALYGPLHGGANEAVIRMLEQIGSIDRVPDFVRRVREGETKLMGFGHRVYKNFDPRGQIIKRLAHQVFAVTGTNPLLDIALELERIALEDEYFQKRRLYPNVDFYSGIIYQAMGFPTDMFPVLFAIPRTAGWLAQWLELVQDDEQKISRPRQLYVGADRRDYQAIEGRRPKAA
- a CDS encoding inorganic pyrophosphatase produces the protein MRTTNELQAHPWHGIAPGDTAPEIVNVFIELVPADTVKYEVDKITGHLKLDRPQKFSSVCPAPYGFIPRTWCRERVAELAMAATGRTGVAGDGDPIDICVLTEHTINHAGIILRARPIGGLRLFDRHEIDDKLVAVLVDDPAYGDIRELAEVPPALVDRLRHYFLTYKALPATGAPNPCEITHVYGAETAREVIESALADYRAGFP